The following are encoded in a window of Vespa crabro chromosome 2, iyVesCrab1.2, whole genome shotgun sequence genomic DNA:
- the LOC124432902 gene encoding anoctamin-1 isoform X1, translating into MEDEDEVFIKLTQQCESHTPTLSVYHSLQDNLNYGSEQIVYRSPRNTLYEDAISMNSLYSRTSAQNNNTSNYDDILPVDNETNEATMNGSCSEMNQSDNSTRFSLFFKDKIRSVDFVLVWDDFDGEAKTYRSVEYRRVFEANLQKEGLELEYEPAEPNGLHFIKIYAPREVLRRYAEILKLRLPMKEIPELVNPPTHNNVIINEVNSFFKRIMKHYYVDTTIFPAIKHTFTAIYSRDKEYLFDLDSPNFFTSAIRSRIVQFILDRTRFAKTKNDDFAFGIERLISERSYVAAYPLHDGNLHTVDSMRYLLYTEWASVKKCLHYQPLDYVKEYFGVKIGLYFAWLGFYTHMLIPASIVGLLCFIYSCATLYSNEPSEDICNGNGTIDMCPLCDHFCGYWDLKETCLHARITYLFDNPSTVFFAVFMSLWATLFLELWKKYSAEITHRWDITGLDAQEEHPRPLYLARLAHIKKKSLNIITNAEEPKVPYWKMKLPAKILSFSVILLLIAVAMAAVLGVVLYRMSVLTALSFYGHPMVTSYAILFTTATAATINLGCIIVFNWVYVWLAEYLTEIELLRTQTEFDDSLTLKIYLLEFVNYYASIFYIAFFKGKFVGYPGNYNRFFHFRQEECGPGGCLMELCIQLSIIMIGKQAMNTILEMLYPLFFKWLNTLKVHVGTQKVTKEEKNAFKKDPQWIKDYKLVQFGPRSLFPEYLEMVLQYGFVTIFVAAFPLAPFFALLNNVLEMRLDAKKLLVMFRRPVGQRVTDIGIWYRILDSISKISVITNGFIIAFTSNFIPRLVYLMSVSDNYSLEGFLEYSLAKFNISDFENNTQPMNINNQRTVEICRYPDFREPPWSKNKYQYTITFWHILAARLAFIVVFENIVALVMILVRWCIPDISPKLRDKIRREAYITNEIIIHQEALRASVQPHTSTEESQQYVLSNESADRWNRVIRGSLSNSEFDLEVHGSPVSPVSTTSRVGPAAL; encoded by the exons atggaagatgaagatgaagtttttatcaaattaacaCAACAATGCGAAAGTCATACCCCTACATTGAGTGTTTATCATTCACTAcaagataatttaaattatggATCAGAACAAATCGTATATCGTAGTCCCAGAAATACATTATATGAAGATGCCATAAGTATGAACAGTTTATACAGTCGAACATCAgcacaaaacaataatacctcAAATTATGATGATATATTGCCTGTTGATAATGAAACTAATGAAGCGACTATGAATGGAAGCTGTAGCGAAATGAAT CAATCCGATAATTCTACAAGATTTAGTTTATtctttaaagataaaattcgTTCTGTTGATTTTGTACTGGTTTGGGATGACTTTGATGGAGAAGCAAAAACATATCGCAGTGTGGAATATAGACGG GTATTTGAAGCAAATCTACAAAAAGAAGGTTTAGAGTTAGAATATGAACCAGCAGAACCAAATGGTttgcattttataaaaatttatgcaCCTCGGGAAGTCCTACGGCGATATGcagaaatattaaaacttaGGCTTCCAATGAAAGAAATACCTGAACTAGTAAATCCTCCAAcacataataatgttataattaatgaagtAAATTCGTTCTTTAAGAGAATTATGAAACATTATTATGTTGATACAACTATTTTTCCAGCGATTAAACATACATTTACTGCTATATATAGTCGAGATAAAGAATACTTGTTTGATTTAGATTCTCCTAACTTTTTTACTTCTGCAATACGGTCAAGAATAGTCCAATTTATTTTGGATAGAACACGATTTGCTAAAACCAAGAATGATGATTTTGCATTTGGTATTGAACGACTTATTTCTGAAAGATCATACGTGGCAGCATATCCACTGCATGAT gGTAACCTTCATACTGTGGATTCTATGCGATATCTTTTGTACACTGAATGGGCTAGTGTAAAAAAATGTCTCCATTATCAACCATTGGATTatgtaaaagaatattttggaGTAAAAATTGGATTATATTTTGCTTGGTTGGGATTTTATACACACATGTTAATACCAGCTAGTATTGTTGGACTCCTTTGTTTTATATACAGTTGTGCTACATTATATTCTAATGAACCTAGTGAAGATATATGTAATGGTAATGGTACTATTGATATGTGTCCATTATGTGATCATTTTTGTGGATATTGGGATCTTAAAGAAACATGTCTACATGCTAGAATAACATACTTATTTGACAATCCATCTACTGTCTTTTTCGCTGTATTTATGTCATTATGGg CCACTTTATTTTTGGAGCTTTGGAAGAAATATTCAGCTGAAATAACACATAGATGGGATATAACAGGTTTAGATGCTCAAGAAGAACATCCTAGACCGCTGTACTTAGCAAGACTTGcacatattaaaaagaaatctctcaatattattacaaatgcaGAAGAACCAAAAGTTCCATATTGGAAAATGAAACTTCCTGCCAAAATTCTTAGCTTCTCCGTTATTCTTTTACTA ATAGCAGTAGCAATGGCTGCTGTACTAGGAGTAGTTTTATACAGAATGTCTGTTTTAACAGCATTAAGTTTTTATGGTCATCCTATGGTTACTAGTTATGCTATATTATTTACGACTGCGACTGCGGCTACTATTAATTTAGGatgtattatagtttttaattgGGTTTATGTTTGGTTAGCTGAATATTTAACAGag atcgAACTCCTTCGTACACAAACTGAGTTTGATGACAGTTtgactttaaaaatatatttgctgGAATTTGTGAATTATTATGCTTCAATATTCTATATTGCatttttcaaaggaaaattTGTTGGATACCCTggaaattataatcgtttctttcattttcgtcAAGAAGAATGTGGTCCTGGTGGTTGTCTCATGGAATTATGTATTCAACTTAGTATTATCATGATTGGAAAACAAGCAATGAATACAATTTTAGAAATGTTATATCCACTATTTTTTAAATGGTTGAACACTTTAAAAGTTCATGTCGGTACTCAAAAAGtcacgaaagaagaaaaaaatgcttTTAAGAAAGATCCTCAATggattaaagattataaattagtACAATTTGGACCTAGAAGTTTATTCCCAGAATATTTGGAAATgg tATTACAATATGGAtttgttactatttttgttgCTGCATTTCCACTGGCACCATTTTTTgctttattaaataatgttcTTGAAATGCGATTAGATGCTAAAAAGTTATTAGTAATGTTTCGTCGACCCGTTGGACAACGTGTTACAGATATCGGTATATGGTATAGAATTCTTGATtcaatttctaaaatatcCGTTATAACTAAT GGATTCATTATAGCTTTTACATCTAATTTTATACCACGTTTAGTTTATCTAATGTCAGTTTCTGATAACTACAGTTTAGAAGGCTTTTTGGAATATTCTTTagcaaaatttaatatcagtgattttgaaaataatactcAACCGATGAACATAAATAATCAACGAACAGTGGAAATCTGTAGATATCCAGATTTTAGAGAACCACCATGGTCAAAAAATAAGTATCAGTATACCATTACATTTTGGCATATCTTAGCAGCCAGATTAGCATTCATCGTAGTCTTTGAG AATATAGTAGCTTTGGTTATGATTCTTGTACGTTGGTGCATTCCTGATATTAGTCCAAAACTACGAGATAAGATACGTCGTGAAGCATACATtactaatgaaattattatacaccAAGAAGCATTGCGTGCAAGCGTACAACCACACACGAGTACAGAAGAGTCTCAACAATATGTTTTAAGTAATGAAAGTGCAGATAGATGGAATAGAGTTATAAGAGGATCATTATCCAATTCTGAATTTGATTTAGAAGTCCATGGCAGTCCTGTATCTCCTGTTTCTACAACATCTCGAGTTGGTCCAGCTGCATTATAA
- the LOC124432902 gene encoding anoctamin-1 isoform X2: MEDEDEVFIKLTQQCESHTPTLSVYHSLQDNLNYGSEQIVYRSPRNTLYEDAISMNSLYSRTSAQNNNTSNYDDILPVDNETNEATMNGSCSEMNQSDNSTRFSLFFKDKIRSVDFVLVWDDFDGEAKTYRSVEYRRVFEANLQKEGLELEYEPAEPNGLHFIKIYAPREVLRRYAEILKLRLPMKEIPELVNPPTHNNVIINEVNSFFKRIMKHYYVDTTIFPAIKHTFTAIYSRDKEYLFDLDSPNFFTSAIRSRIVQFILDRTRFAKTKNDDFAFGIERLISERSYVAAYPLHDGNLHTVDSMRYLLYTEWASVKKCLHYQPLDYVKEYFGVKIGLYFAWLGFYTHMLIPASIVGLLCFIYSCATLYSNEPSEDICNGNGTIDMCPLCDHFCGYWDLKETCLHARITYLFDNPSTVFFAVFMSLWATLFLELWKKYSAEITHRWDITGLDAQEEHPRPLYLARLAHIKKKSLNIITNAEEPKVPYWKMKLPAKILSFSVILLLIAVAMAAVLGVVLYRMSVLTALSFYGHPMVTSYAILFTTATAATINLGCIIVFNWVYVWLAEYLTEIELLRTQTEFDDSLTLKIYLLEFVNYYASIFYIAFFKGKFVGYPGNYNRFFHFRQEECGPGGCLMELCIQLSIIMIGKQAMNTILEMLYPLFFKWLNTLKVHVGTQKVTKEEKNAFKKDPQWIKDYKLVQFGPRSLFPEYLEMVLQYGFVTIFVAAFPLAPFFALLNNVLEMRLDAKKLLVMFRRPVGQRVTDIGIWYRILDSISKISVITNGFIIAFTSNFIPRLVYLMSVSDNYSLEGFLEYSLAKFNISDFENNTQPMNINNQRTVEICRYPDFREPPWSKNKYQYTITFWHILAARLAFIVVFENIVALVMILVRWCIPDISPKLRDKIRREAYITNEIIIHQEALRASVQPHTSTEESQQYVLKVHGSPVSPVSTTSRVGPAAL; this comes from the exons atggaagatgaagatgaagtttttatcaaattaacaCAACAATGCGAAAGTCATACCCCTACATTGAGTGTTTATCATTCACTAcaagataatttaaattatggATCAGAACAAATCGTATATCGTAGTCCCAGAAATACATTATATGAAGATGCCATAAGTATGAACAGTTTATACAGTCGAACATCAgcacaaaacaataatacctcAAATTATGATGATATATTGCCTGTTGATAATGAAACTAATGAAGCGACTATGAATGGAAGCTGTAGCGAAATGAAT CAATCCGATAATTCTACAAGATTTAGTTTATtctttaaagataaaattcgTTCTGTTGATTTTGTACTGGTTTGGGATGACTTTGATGGAGAAGCAAAAACATATCGCAGTGTGGAATATAGACGG GTATTTGAAGCAAATCTACAAAAAGAAGGTTTAGAGTTAGAATATGAACCAGCAGAACCAAATGGTttgcattttataaaaatttatgcaCCTCGGGAAGTCCTACGGCGATATGcagaaatattaaaacttaGGCTTCCAATGAAAGAAATACCTGAACTAGTAAATCCTCCAAcacataataatgttataattaatgaagtAAATTCGTTCTTTAAGAGAATTATGAAACATTATTATGTTGATACAACTATTTTTCCAGCGATTAAACATACATTTACTGCTATATATAGTCGAGATAAAGAATACTTGTTTGATTTAGATTCTCCTAACTTTTTTACTTCTGCAATACGGTCAAGAATAGTCCAATTTATTTTGGATAGAACACGATTTGCTAAAACCAAGAATGATGATTTTGCATTTGGTATTGAACGACTTATTTCTGAAAGATCATACGTGGCAGCATATCCACTGCATGAT gGTAACCTTCATACTGTGGATTCTATGCGATATCTTTTGTACACTGAATGGGCTAGTGTAAAAAAATGTCTCCATTATCAACCATTGGATTatgtaaaagaatattttggaGTAAAAATTGGATTATATTTTGCTTGGTTGGGATTTTATACACACATGTTAATACCAGCTAGTATTGTTGGACTCCTTTGTTTTATATACAGTTGTGCTACATTATATTCTAATGAACCTAGTGAAGATATATGTAATGGTAATGGTACTATTGATATGTGTCCATTATGTGATCATTTTTGTGGATATTGGGATCTTAAAGAAACATGTCTACATGCTAGAATAACATACTTATTTGACAATCCATCTACTGTCTTTTTCGCTGTATTTATGTCATTATGGg CCACTTTATTTTTGGAGCTTTGGAAGAAATATTCAGCTGAAATAACACATAGATGGGATATAACAGGTTTAGATGCTCAAGAAGAACATCCTAGACCGCTGTACTTAGCAAGACTTGcacatattaaaaagaaatctctcaatattattacaaatgcaGAAGAACCAAAAGTTCCATATTGGAAAATGAAACTTCCTGCCAAAATTCTTAGCTTCTCCGTTATTCTTTTACTA ATAGCAGTAGCAATGGCTGCTGTACTAGGAGTAGTTTTATACAGAATGTCTGTTTTAACAGCATTAAGTTTTTATGGTCATCCTATGGTTACTAGTTATGCTATATTATTTACGACTGCGACTGCGGCTACTATTAATTTAGGatgtattatagtttttaattgGGTTTATGTTTGGTTAGCTGAATATTTAACAGag atcgAACTCCTTCGTACACAAACTGAGTTTGATGACAGTTtgactttaaaaatatatttgctgGAATTTGTGAATTATTATGCTTCAATATTCTATATTGCatttttcaaaggaaaattTGTTGGATACCCTggaaattataatcgtttctttcattttcgtcAAGAAGAATGTGGTCCTGGTGGTTGTCTCATGGAATTATGTATTCAACTTAGTATTATCATGATTGGAAAACAAGCAATGAATACAATTTTAGAAATGTTATATCCACTATTTTTTAAATGGTTGAACACTTTAAAAGTTCATGTCGGTACTCAAAAAGtcacgaaagaagaaaaaaatgcttTTAAGAAAGATCCTCAATggattaaagattataaattagtACAATTTGGACCTAGAAGTTTATTCCCAGAATATTTGGAAATgg tATTACAATATGGAtttgttactatttttgttgCTGCATTTCCACTGGCACCATTTTTTgctttattaaataatgttcTTGAAATGCGATTAGATGCTAAAAAGTTATTAGTAATGTTTCGTCGACCCGTTGGACAACGTGTTACAGATATCGGTATATGGTATAGAATTCTTGATtcaatttctaaaatatcCGTTATAACTAAT GGATTCATTATAGCTTTTACATCTAATTTTATACCACGTTTAGTTTATCTAATGTCAGTTTCTGATAACTACAGTTTAGAAGGCTTTTTGGAATATTCTTTagcaaaatttaatatcagtgattttgaaaataatactcAACCGATGAACATAAATAATCAACGAACAGTGGAAATCTGTAGATATCCAGATTTTAGAGAACCACCATGGTCAAAAAATAAGTATCAGTATACCATTACATTTTGGCATATCTTAGCAGCCAGATTAGCATTCATCGTAGTCTTTGAG AATATAGTAGCTTTGGTTATGATTCTTGTACGTTGGTGCATTCCTGATATTAGTCCAAAACTACGAGATAAGATACGTCGTGAAGCATACATtactaatgaaattattatacaccAAGAAGCATTGCGTGCAAGCGTACAACCACACACGAGTACAGAAGAGTCTCAACAATATGTTTTAA AAGTCCATGGCAGTCCTGTATCTCCTGTTTCTACAACATCTCGAGTTGGTCCAGCTGCATTATAA
- the LOC124432905 gene encoding ribosome-recycling factor, mitochondrial, whose protein sequence is MWKCTELKPSVNLIKSILSSIMRSKHNWLIYLPKKNISHCPETYRTLLPLRHSNIHSEQYHSSNKFENVKMFSTTIVLAKSKDRGKDKKKTTHKKNIDIQEMKEVINVEKLTLQLEKTMDKLKDNYIKYVSVRSAAGAIEELPITLDGTRYLLQELVQITRTSKLVTLNASAFSQYIPNIIQVLSKNQMNLNPQQDGTVIYIPIPKVTKEYRENLSKSAKSFFIKCRDDIKDIRTQYIRKVKNIDKLPQDASLRVQGYIEVFTNQYIEKAEKILETKQKELMGD, encoded by the exons ATGTGGAAATGTACAGAACTCAAACCTTCTGTTAAcctaataaaatcaatattaagtTCTATTATGAGATCAAAACACAATTGGTTAATTTACTTGCCCAAGAAGAATATTTCACATTGTCCTGAAACCTACAGAACACTATTACCATTGCGACATAGTAATATACATAGTGAACAATACCATTCTTCTAATAAgtttgaaaatgttaaaatgttTTCTACAACAATTGTATTAGCCAAAAGTAAAGATCGtggaaaagataagaagaaaactacacataaaaagaatatagataTCCAGGAAATGAAAGAAGTGATAAATGTTGAAAAATTAACATTGCAACTTGAAAAAACAATGGATAAATTAaaggataattatataaaatatgtatcagTAAGATCTGCTGCTGGAGCGATTGAAGAATTACCAATTACTCTTGATGGAACACGATATTTACTTCAAGAACTTGTGCAAATTACTAGAACATCTAAATTGGTTACATTGAATGCAAGTGCATTTTCTCAATATATTCCAAATATTATTCAAGTTCTTTctaaaaatcaaatgaatttgAATCCACAGCAGGATGGTAccgttatatatatacctattccAAA AGTGACAAAAGAATATAGAGAGAATTTGTCGAAGAGTGCAaagtctttttttattaaatgtcgAGATGATATCAAGGACATACGCACTCAGTATATAAGAAAAGTTAAGAATATAGATAAATTGCCACAAGATGCAAGCTTACGAGTTCAAGGGTATATAGAAGTTTTTACAAatcaatatattgaaaaagctGAAAAAATTctagaaacaaaacaaaaagaattaatggGTGATTAA
- the LOC124422181 gene encoding 2-aminoadipate transaminase-like: protein MEGVQDPYLRHLFDGDPIFNVYNKEVINMSVGAPGPDLLKQCTDMLSNATVHRMEEEKKEGNFYLFQYGITPGLWECREELAKFLSRRYGDQVKREHLILTCGATHGLQLLLTSIMSPNGIIFVEEVTYMIALDAFKQFPLMKIVTVPMKNDIVDLDAFEKIICEVKKGEFYLNNEKIFWAMFYTIPTYHNPTGMVLPPDSCKRLVEIARNNSILIVSEDVYNLLHYEDGFPPHRLFFYDDPNEPNYKGGNVISNGSFSKILSPAIRFGWIESSPRIVNIFKTSGILCSGGATNHYVSGLITSILQEKIEDEYLNMLIKIYKERLNALCETLDRYLPSCCSYNRPKGGYFVWIHLPPDIDGMDFIKWCQKEYKVSAIPGIRFSYTGEARNFLRLSIAFHLKNTLIEASTILCKGLLNYIRNHTSNKQTTNEIVNS, encoded by the exons ATGGAAGGCGTACAAGATCCGTATTTGAGACATCTTTTTGATGGCGATCCgatatttaatgtttataataaagaagTGATTAATATGTCAGTCGGCGCTCCTGGTCCTGATCTGCTTAAGCAATGCACAGATATGCTATCAAATGCAACCGTTCATAGAATG gaggaagaaaagaaggaaggcaacttctatctttttcaataTGGAATTACGCCAGGATTATGGGAATGTCGTGAAGAATTAGCAAAATTTTTAAGCAGACGATATGGCGATCAAGTTAAAAGAGAACATTTGATTTTAACATGCGGAGCAACACATGGGCTTCAACTTTTATTAACAAGTATTATGTCGCCAAATGGTATTATATTTGTCGAAGAAGTCACATATATGATAGCATTAGACGCCTTCAAACAATTCCcattaatgaaaattgtcACTG TACCAATGAAAAACGACATAGTAGATCTGGATgcgtttgaaaaaattatttgcgaAGTAAAGAAAGgcgaattttatttaaataatgaaaaaatattttgggCTATGTTTTACACCATACCAACGTATCATAATCCAACGGGAATGGTTCTACCACCTG ATAGTTGCAAACGTTTAGTTGAAATAGCTCGAAATAATTCTATACTGATTGTTTCCGAGGATGTTTATAATTTACTACATTACGAAGACGGATTTCCACcacatcgattatttttctacgaTGATCCAAACGAGCCTAACTATAAAGGTGGTAACGTTATATCCAATGGAtccttttctaaaatattatcgCCAGCAATTCGATTTGGATGGATAGAAAGCAGTCCACGaatagttaatatctttaaaactTC AGGCATATTGTGTAGCGGTGGTGCTACCAATCACTATGTCTCCGGCTTAATTACGAGTATACTACAAGAAAAGATTGAAGATGAATACCTGAATAtgcttattaaaatatataag gAAAGATTAAATGCACTTTGTGAAACTTTAGATCGTTATCTCCCAAGTTGTTGTTCCTATAACCGACCGAAAGGTGGTTACTTTGTTTGGATTCATCTTCCACCTG ATATCGATGGTATGGATTTCATTAAGTGGTGTCAAAAGGAATATAAAGTCTCAGCGATACCAGGTATACGATTTTCATATACTGGTGAAGCTAGAAACTTTTTAAGACTTAGCATTGCTTTTCATcttaaaaatacattaatagaAGCTTCAACGATTTTGTGCAAAGGACTTTTAAATTACATACGAAATCATACCAGTAACAAACAAACTACAAATGAAATTGTAAattcgtaa